The following are from one region of the Nicotiana tabacum cultivar K326 chromosome 3, ASM71507v2, whole genome shotgun sequence genome:
- the LOC107766478 gene encoding uncharacterized protein LOC107766478 isoform X2, whose translation MVPNEIYGGSLTTRRPLSLKFIQDPGLIVEPMTLSSSSQAARSSAPQSSSSSSSSSTSNNQPRQRNSGPASRTSGTSTTPASSATLLRWNRQTLQFSVNAWVLVVAVLAILPLIPANLSNRAFRLAFAGTACSSLYSLYSLYGKPSAWNLQAVQVWFQSVIVTKDFIYFIYCLTFVTSHLYLKFALIPVLCRALEHVAKFLRRNFSTSSLYRKYLEEACVWIESNTTTLSILSSQAEIGLGFLLVVSLLSWQRNIIQAFMYWQLLKLMYQAPATAGYHQNMWAKIGRHVNPLIQRYAPFMHTPISTIQRWWFR comes from the exons ATGGTGCCAAATGAAATTTATGGAGGCTCCCTGACCACACGGAGGCCTTTATCTCTGAAGTTCATTCAG GATCCTGGTCTAATTGTTGAACCAATGACTCTCAGCAGTTCGTCCCAAGCAGCAAGATCATCAGCCCCACAATCTTCTTCATCGTCGTCGTCATCATCAACTTCTAACAACCAGCCAAGACAACGTAACTCTG GGCCAGCTAGTAGAACTTCTGGAACATCCACGACTCCAGCTTCAAGTGCAACATTGCTGCGATGGAATCGACAAACTCTACAATTTTCAGTGAATGCTTGG GTTCTTGTTGTGGCAGTTCTTGCTATCTTACCACTTATACCTGCAAATCTGTCAAACAGAGCATTTCGACTGGCCTTTGCAGGAACTGCATGTTCTTCCCTATATTCATTATACTCATTATATGGG AAGCCTAGCGCTTGGAATTTGCAGGCCGTGCAAGTTTGGTTTCAGTCAGTTATTGTGACGAAAGATTTTATCTACTTCATTTACTGCCTTACTTTTGTCACTTCACATCTTTACTTGAAAT TTGCTTTGATTCCTGTTTTATGCCGAGCACTTGAACATGTTGCGAAGTTTCTTCGACGCAACTTCAGCACATCTTCTTTGTACAG gaaatacttggAAGAGGCTTGTGTATGGATCGAGTCGAACACAACTACTCTTAGCATACTGTCTTCACAGGCTGAGATTGGGCTTGGATTTCTTCTAGTTGTGTCCCTCTTATC GTGGCAGCGTAACATAATACAAGCTTTCATGTATTGGCAG CTATTGAAGCTTATGTATCAAGCTCCTGCTACTGCTGGTTACCATCAGAACATGTGGGCTAAGATCGGGAGGCATGTAAATCCTCTGATTCAAAGATATGCTCCATTCATGCATACTCCTATCTCTACTATTCAGAGATGGTGGTTCAGGTAA
- the LOC107766478 gene encoding uncharacterized protein LOC107766478 isoform X1 encodes MGEEGVDDPQKLKRIAAAAYDYENDPRWADYWSNILIPPHMGSRSDVVHHFKRKFYQRYIDPGLIVEPMTLSSSSQAARSSAPQSSSSSSSSSTSNNQPRQRNSGPASRTSGTSTTPASSATLLRWNRQTLQFSVNAWVLVVAVLAILPLIPANLSNRAFRLAFAGTACSSLYSLYSLYGKPSAWNLQAVQVWFQSVIVTKDFIYFIYCLTFVTSHLYLKFALIPVLCRALEHVAKFLRRNFSTSSLYRKYLEEACVWIESNTTTLSILSSQAEIGLGFLLVVSLLSWQRNIIQAFMYWQLLKLMYQAPATAGYHQNMWAKIGRHVNPLIQRYAPFMHTPISTIQRWWFR; translated from the exons ATGGGAGAAGAAGGAGTAGATGATCCACAGAAATTGAAGAGAATAGCGGCGGCGGCGTATGACTATGAGAATGATCCCAGATGGGCCGATTACTGGTCCAACATCCTCATTCCTCCCCACATGGGCTCCCGCTCCGATGTTGTCCACCATTTCAAGCGCAAGTTCTACCAGCGTTACATT GATCCTGGTCTAATTGTTGAACCAATGACTCTCAGCAGTTCGTCCCAAGCAGCAAGATCATCAGCCCCACAATCTTCTTCATCGTCGTCGTCATCATCAACTTCTAACAACCAGCCAAGACAACGTAACTCTG GGCCAGCTAGTAGAACTTCTGGAACATCCACGACTCCAGCTTCAAGTGCAACATTGCTGCGATGGAATCGACAAACTCTACAATTTTCAGTGAATGCTTGG GTTCTTGTTGTGGCAGTTCTTGCTATCTTACCACTTATACCTGCAAATCTGTCAAACAGAGCATTTCGACTGGCCTTTGCAGGAACTGCATGTTCTTCCCTATATTCATTATACTCATTATATGGG AAGCCTAGCGCTTGGAATTTGCAGGCCGTGCAAGTTTGGTTTCAGTCAGTTATTGTGACGAAAGATTTTATCTACTTCATTTACTGCCTTACTTTTGTCACTTCACATCTTTACTTGAAAT TTGCTTTGATTCCTGTTTTATGCCGAGCACTTGAACATGTTGCGAAGTTTCTTCGACGCAACTTCAGCACATCTTCTTTGTACAG gaaatacttggAAGAGGCTTGTGTATGGATCGAGTCGAACACAACTACTCTTAGCATACTGTCTTCACAGGCTGAGATTGGGCTTGGATTTCTTCTAGTTGTGTCCCTCTTATC GTGGCAGCGTAACATAATACAAGCTTTCATGTATTGGCAG CTATTGAAGCTTATGTATCAAGCTCCTGCTACTGCTGGTTACCATCAGAACATGTGGGCTAAGATCGGGAGGCATGTAAATCCTCTGATTCAAAGATATGCTCCATTCATGCATACTCCTATCTCTACTATTCAGAGATGGTGGTTCAGGTAA